One Rosa chinensis cultivar Old Blush chromosome 5, RchiOBHm-V2, whole genome shotgun sequence genomic region harbors:
- the LOC112164349 gene encoding uncharacterized protein LOC112164349, producing the protein MKIIGVEQQNHADHQSTPQFERENQRARWRTSQSIWRASMSSIQRDEYLARRRANYHCHRGQTSNHEDNTQVPNRIRLSHMRQLARSNGSQVPGNGANQNDTNDGDHIEVNEGTYENSRMRLSHIRQLALSNRSQMPNSGVNQNATNNEDHIVLNQGTSENVIPQNSMTYNNSVIQVRLRARGCRSHNCARNFHENIGITKYHLPAPKICPHCHARQFYHESKDMCCLNGKIVIPPVQSLPEMAKLFFAETLRSAHFRQNIHAYNHVFSFTSMGMHVDQNLAIGGGTFTFRAQGSIYHKIGTLLPNEDNRPRFLQLYIYDTDHELQNRMLENESLHRDVVETIQEILNRHNPFVRTLHHLAQREDLETCRLIIREQPANQRQYSLPTESQVAAVIVGADDAENLRGRDIVVQTKEGQLLNVQDCAGYYDPLQYPLLLPYGTYGWDVNSQNNNGTKLMCRDYYAYILQIRPDDESILLRGGRLLQQYVVDNYVKIEAQKLRWIRSNQDTLRRELYNGLQDSLNAGENNAGNIGRRTILPSSFIGSPRDMHQRYQDAMALVQKCGKPDIFLTMTCNPNWEEIKVELLPSQVAQDRPDLCTRIFCAKFEELKEDVIKKGVLVIVVAHVYVIEFQKRGLPHVHMLLMLNDDDKLNNPDDYDKIVEAEIPSQDEEPELYNAVLRHMIHGPCGAHKRNAPCMKRGSCKRGYPKPFSANTFQENDSYPIYRRRDVHPNVESDFNQSRQVDNSWVIPYNPWLLTKYDCHINVEVCCSIKSVEYLYKYVYKGPDRVTFEVRLEANEDEIRNFVDARWVCAPEASWRIFKFVMNVRANTYIESFLKDSDGLANIRHGRKDRLTKKGPTSYEDLRTVDGILQPTFKKAAEQRGLLEDDDSIRQCLHEASSIHMPSSLRRLFVTILVYCEPHGVRSLWDEFYKFMIEDYASSSTVVNARITNRLLRDLNGLLVQHSKSVCDYDLPEMAKDYGEDSSMPRLIQDEVSIIIPQEYCDAVHLLNEDQSFAYNAIISAIECNDNTIFFVDGPGGTGKTYLYRALLATLRSNDHIVLATTTSGIAATIMPGGRTAHSRFKIPLNLDASSTCSISKQSNLAELIRRSLAIICDEAPMMHRFAFKPLDRTFKDIIGGDLLFGGKVIIFGGDF; encoded by the exons ATGAAAATCATAGGTGTTGAACAGCAAAATCATGCTGATCACCAAAGTACACCACAGTTTGAAAGAGAGAATCAAAGAGCGAGATGGCGAACAAGTCAAAGCATTTGGCGGGCTTCAATGAGTTCAATACAACGTGATGAATATTTAGCACGACGACGAGCCAATTATCATTGTCATCGCGGGCAAACATCAAATCATGAGGATAATACTCAAGTTCCAAATAGAATACGCTTAAGCCATATGAGGCAATTAGCGCGGTCAAATGGATCCCAAGTGCCTGGTAATGGAGCTAATCAAAATGATACGAACGATGGTGATCACATAGAGGTCAATGAAG GAACATATGAAAATTCTAGAATGCGCTTGAGTCATATAAGGCAACTAGCATTGTCAAATAGGTCGCAAATGCCTAATAGTGGAGTTAACCAAAATGCTACGAATAATGAAGATCACATAGTACTCAATCAAG gaacCTCTGAAAATGTCATTCCTCAAAATAGCATGACCTATAATAACAGTGTTATCCAAGTACGTCTTAGAGCTAGAGGTTGCAGATCTCATAATTGTGCTCGGAATTTTCATGAGAACATTGGAATCACAAAATATCATTTACCTGCACCAAAAATATGTCCACATTGTCATGCCCGCCAGTTCTATCACGAGAGCAAAGATATGTGTTGCTTGAATGGGAAAATTGTAATTCCTCCAGTTCAATCTCTTCCAGAAATGGCCAAGCTATTTTTTGCAGAAACTCTGAGAAGCGCCCATTTTAGGCAAAATATCCATGCTTATAATCATGTATTTTCATTCACATCAATGGGCATGCATGTCGACCAAAATCTAGCGATTGGTGGTGGCACATTCACTTTTCGTGCTCAAGGATCCATATATCATAAGATAGGAACTCTTCTACCAAATGAGGATAACAGACCAAGATTTCTACAACTGTATATATATGATACAGACCATGAACTACAAAATCGTATGTTAGAGAATGAATCATTACATAGAGATGTGGTTGAAACTATACAAGAAATCTTGAATCGGCATAATCCATTTGTGCGGACACTTCATCACCTAGCACAACGCGAAGATTTGGAAACTTGCAGACTCATCATTAGAGAGCAACCTGCAAACCAACGTCAGTATAGTTTGCCTACAGAGTCTCAGGTTGCTGCAGTAATAGTGGGTGCAGATGATGCAGAAAATCTGAGAGGTCGTGATATTGTAGTACAGACAAAAGAGGGTCAACTTTTAAATGTCCAAGACTGTGCGGGCTACTATGATCCTTTACAATATCCATTGCTTTTACCTTATGGCACATATGGATGGGATGTGAATAGTCAGAATAATAATGGTACAAAATTGATGTGCCGTGACTATTACGCATATATTTTGCAG ATTCGTCCAGATGATGAATCAATTTTACTTCGAGGAGGCCGCCTGTTACAACAATATGTCGTCGATAATTATGTGAAAATTGAGGCACAAAAGCTTAGATGGATTCGCAGTAATCAAGATACCCTGCGACGTGAACTTTATAATGGACTCCAAGACTCGCTAAATGCCGGTGAAAACAATGCAG GTAATATTGGTCGCAGAACTATTTTACCTTCCTCATTTATCGGTAGTCCACGTGATATGCACCAGAGATACCAAGATGCAATGGCTTTGGTCCAAAAATGCGGGAAGCCAGATATTTTCCTCACAATGACATGCAACCCGAATTGGGAAGAAATAAAGGTAGAGTTATTACCGAGTCAAGTGGCACAAGATCGCCCTGATTTATGTACCCGGATTTTTTGTGCCAAATTTGAAGAGCTGAAGGAAGATGTTATCAAAAAAGGGGTCTTAGTTATTGTTGTTGCACATGTTTATGTCATTGAATTTCAAAAACGTGGTCTCCCACATGTTCATATGCTTCTCATGTTAAATGACGATGATAAGTTGAATAACCCGGATGATTATGACAAAATTGTTGAAGCTGAAATACCAAGTCAAGATGAAGAACCGGAGTTGTACAATGCCGTATTGAGGCACATGATACATGGTCCATGTGGAGCACATAAGCGTAATGCCCCATGTATGAAGCGTGGGAGTTGTAAACGAGGTTATCCTAAGCCCTTTTCAGCCAACACATTTCAAGAGAATGACTCTTATCCCATTTACCGAAGGCGAGATGTTCACCCAAATGTAGAATCTGATTTCAATCAAAGTAGACAAGTAGATAACAGTTGGGTTATTCCGTACAACCCTTGGCTACTCACAAAATATGATTGTCATATCAATGTCGAAGTCTGTTGCAGCATTAAGAGTGTTGAGTATTTGTACAAATATGTCTACAAAGGTCCAGATAGAGTAACATTTGAAGTTCGACTCGAAGCTAATGAAGATGAAATAAGGAATTTTGTTGATGCAAGATGGGTTTGTGCACCAGAGGCTTCGTGGAGAATATTCAAATTTGTAATGAAT GTGCGCGCCAATACTTATATCGAGAGTTTCCTGAAAGATTCAGATGGATTGGCAAACATAAGACATGGGAGGAAAGACAGACTAACCAAAAA AGGGCCTACATCATACGAGGATTTGAGGACAGTAGATGGCATCTTGCAACCAACATTTAAGAAAGCGGCTGAACAAAGAGGTCTGTTAGAAGACGATGATAGTATCCGACAATGTTTACATGAGGCTTCAAGCATACATATGCCTTCATCTTTAAGGAGATTGTTTGTCACTATCTTGGTTTATTGCGAGCCTCATGGGGTACGAAGTTTATGGGATGAATTTTACAAATTTATGATAGAAGATTATGCTTCTTCAAGCACTGTAGTCAATGCACGTATCACAAACAGACTCTTACGAGACTTAAACGGATTGCTGGTGCAACATAGTAAATCTGTTTGTGATTATGATTTGCCTGAAATGGCTAAAGATTATGGTGAAGATTCGTCAATGCCTAGGCTAATACAGGATGAAGTTTCAATTATCATTCCTCAAGAATACTGCGATGCAGTTCATCTCTTGAATGAGGATCAGTCATTTGCATACAACGCAATAATATCAGCTATTGAGTGCAATGACAATACCATATTTTTCGTTGATGGTCCAGGAGGGACTGGAAAAACATACTTATATCGTGCACTGTTAGCAACCTTGAGAAGCAATGATCATATTGTACTGGCAACAACAACTTCTGGAATTGCAGCAACAATAATGCCTGGTGGGAGAACGGCACACTCCAGGTTTAAAATTCCACTCAATCTTGATGCATCTTCTACATGCTCTATTAGTAAACAATCTAATTTAGCAGAGTTGATACGAAGATCATTAGCGATTATTTGTGATGAGGCACCAATGATGCATAGATTTGCATTTAAACCTCTTGATCGGACTTTTAAAGACATAATAGGTGGTGATTTGCTATTTGGGGGCAAAGTGATTATTTTCGGGGGAGATTTCTGA
- the LOC112164350 gene encoding ATP-dependent DNA helicase PIF1-like has translation MVQASLVNSSFWKDVRILRLQQNMRSINDPEFSEFLLNVGNGGQPSVVEDMIRLPSCMAIPWEGEESINRLVNEVFPNLESHVNDAAYMVERAIITSKNDDVDVLNEMIIKQFPGPERILYSFDSVEDDTRNMYQQEFLNSISPSGMPPHQLTIKKSAPIMLLRNIDPTMGLCNGTRLTCRGSYNNLIDAEILTGQFAGTRVFLPRISLKSAESSGLPFEMTRKQFPVKLSFALTINKSQGQRIPNVGIYLPDHVFSHGQLYITLSRGISEATTKVLVKKGSFEGEEGVFTTNVVYKEILLPAS, from the coding sequence ATGGTCCAAGCCAGTCTGGTTAACTCTTCCTTTTGGAAAGATGTGAGGATTCTTCGTTTGCAGCAAAATATGAGATCTATCAATGATCCAGAGTTCTCAGAGTTTTTACTTAATGTTGGTAATGGAGGACAACCATCTGTGGTTGAAGACATGATACGATTACCATCGTGTATGGCCATACCATGGGAGGGTGAAGAGTCAATCAACCGATTAGttaatgaagtttttcctaatTTGGAATCTCATGTAAATGATGCAGCGTACATGGTTGAAAGGGCAATAATCACttcaaagaatgatgatgtTGACGTGCTTAATGAGATGATTATAAAGCAATTTCCAGGGCCTGAACGGATCCTGTACTCTTTCGACTCAGTTGAGGATGACACCAGAAATATGTACCAACAAGAATTCTTAAATTCAATTTCACCTTCTGGTATGCCCCCACATCAGTTAACTATAAAAAAAAGTGCTCCCATTATGCTTTTGAGAAATATTGACCCTACGATGGGATTGTGCAATGGTACACGATTGACTTGCCGTGGATCATATAACAACCTTATTGACGCAGAGATTTTAACTGGTCAATTTGCTGGAACTAGAGTATTCTTACCAAGAATATCTCTAAAGAGTGCCGAGAGTTCTGGACTCCCTTTTGAGATGACAAGAAAACAATTCCCTGTAAAGTTGAGTTTTGCACTTACTATAAATAAATCACAAGGGCAAAGGATACCGAATGTTGGCATCTACCTTCCAGATCATGTATTCAGTCATGGGCAGTTATATATCACTTTATCACGAGGAATTTCAGAGGCTACCACCAAAGTGTTAGTCAAGAAAGGCTCATTTGAAGGCGAGGAAGGGGTGTTCACAACAAATGTTGTTTATAAAGAGATTTTGCTTCCAGCAAGTTAA